Proteins from a single region of Apium graveolens cultivar Ventura chromosome 7, ASM990537v1, whole genome shotgun sequence:
- the LOC141671407 gene encoding arginine decarboxylase-like, with the protein MPSLASCVDAAVPPPPCYAFTSWQTSLPAPELNSDSRWSPSHSASLYRINQWGGPYFGVNDNGNVSIYPHGSKTLNHQEIDLFKIVKKASDAKDVGGLGLQLPIIIRLPDVLKHRVESIQSAFDFAIEAQGYSAHYQGVFPVKCNQDRFVVDDIVTFGDKFRFGLEAGSKPELLLAMSCLCNGNAEAFLVCNGFKDAEFISLALVGKKLGFNTVIVLELEEEVDLVIDLSQKLGIRPVIGMRAKLRTKHDGHFGSTSGEKGKFGLTTTQILRVVKKLDQCGMLDCLQLLHFHIGSQIPSTALLADGVGEAAQVYCELVRLGARMGVIDIGGGLGIDYDGSKSPNSDVSVGYTLEEYAAAVVSEIRSACDRKKVKHPVICSESGRAIVSHHSVLVFEAVSASKNSVPQMSSADLSYLFDRLPEDAIIDYRKLSAAAMGGEYEKCLLYSNQLKQKCVEQFKEGSFDIDQLAAVDGLCDLVYKAIGAPDPVRTYHVNLSIFTSIPDFWGIGQLFPIVPIHRLEQKPVVKGILSDITCDSDGKIGKFIGGEENLLLHELEGGGGRSYCLGMFLGGAYEEGLGGIHNLFGGPSVVRVSQSDGPQSFAVTQAVPGPSCADVLRKMQHEPQMMFEKLKLRAAEYVFDEGAHGLDHDTIAKGIASSFHNMPYLVKSSCSLTASDDDNGFYYSDVNNYGTVVDSDAPEDEEWSDCCA; encoded by the coding sequence aTGCCTTCTTTAGCTTCTTGTGTTGACGCTGCTGTTCCGCCTCCACCCTGCTACGCTTTTACCTCCTGGCAAACTTCTCTTCCGGCGCCGGAATTGAATTCCGATTCTCGTTGGTCTCCTTCTCATTCGGCCTCTCTTTACAGAATCAACCAATGGGGTGGTCCTTATTTTGGTGTGAATGATAATGGGAATGTTTCGATTTATCCTCACGGTTCGAAAACGCTGAACCATCAAGAGATTGATTTGTTTAAGATTGTGAAGAAGGCTTCTGATGCGAAAGATGTAGGTGGCCTTGGTTTGCAGCTTCCGATTATAATTCGGTTGCCTGATGTGTTGAAACACAGGGTTGAATCCATTCAATCCGCTTTCGACTTTGCAATTGAGGCACAAGGGTATTCTGCTCATTATCAGGGTGTTTTTCCTGTTAAATGTAATCAGGATAGGTTTgttgttgatgacattgtcacATTCGGGGATAAGTTTCGGTTTGGGCTGGAAGCCGGCTCCAAACCGGAACTTTTACTAGCTATGAGTTGTTTGTGTAATGGCAATGCTGAGGCCTTTCTTGTTTGTAATGGATTTAAGGATGCGGAGTTTATAAGTCTTGCTTTGGTTGGGAAGAAGTTGGGTTTTAATACTGTCATTGTTCttgaattggaggaagaggttgatttggtgattgatttgagtCAAAAGCTTGGTATTAGGCCTGTTATTGGAATGAGGGCCAAGCTGAGGACAAAGCATGATGGTCATTTTGGCTCTACTTCCGGCGAGAAAGGTAAGTTTGGACTTACTACTACCCAGATATTGCGTGTTGTTAAGAAATTGGATCAATGTGGTATGCTTGATTGTTTGCAATTACTGCATTTTCATATTGGTTCTCAAATTCCTAGTACCGCTTTGTTGGCGGATGGGGTAGGTGAAGCGGCTCAGGTGTACTGTGAATTAGTACGCCTTGGTGCTCGTATGGGTGTTATTGATATTGGGGGTGGTTTGGGAATTGACTATGATGGTTCGAAATCACCTAATTCGGATGTTTCAGTTGGTTACACTCTGGAAGAATATGCAGCTGCTGTGGTTAGTGAAATTAGATCGGCTTGTGACCGTAAAAAGGTTAAGCATCCGGTGATTTGTAGTGAAAGTGGTAGAGCGATTGTGTCTCATCATTCCGTATTGGTTTTTGAGGCTGTATCTGCAAGTAAAAATAGTGTACCTCAAATGTCCTCAGCAGACCTCAGTTATTTATTTGACAGACTCCCTGAGGATGCTATTATTGATTATCGTAAGTTGTCTGCAGCTGCTATGGGTGGTGAGTACGAAAAATGCTTGCTTTATTCTAATCAATTGAAGCAAAAATGTGTGGAACAGTTCAAGGAAGGGTCTTTTGATATTGATCAACTTGCTGCTGTTGATGGGTTGTGTGACTTGGTGTACAAGGCAATCGGGGCTCCAGATCCTGTGAGGACCTATCATGTTAATTTGTCTATCTTTACTTCCATACCTGATTTCTGGGGTATTGGGCAGCTCTTTCCGATTGTACCTATTCATCGCCTTGAGCAAAAGCCAGTTGTGAAGGGAATTTTGTCCGACATAACATGTGACAGTGATGGGAAGATTGGGAAATTCATCGGGGGTGAAGAGAACCTACTGCTTCATGAACTGGAAGGAGGTGGTGGAAGGAGTTACTGCCTTGGGATGTTTCTTGGTGGGGCTTACGAGGAGGGGCTCGGGGGTATTCACAATTTGTTTGGTGGGCCGAGTGTTGTTCGTGTTTCGCAGAGTGATGGTCCTCAAAGTTTTGCAGTGACACAAGCTGTTCCCGGGCCTTCCTGTGCTGATGTTCTCCGGAAAATGCAGCATGAGCCTCAAATGATGTTTGAGAAGCTCAAGCTCCGTGCTGCAGAGTATGTGTTTGATGAAGGTGCACATGGTTTGGACCATGACACTATAGCAAAAGGGATTGCCAGTTCTTTCCATAACATGCCTTATCTTGTTAAATCTTCTTGCAGCTTGACTGCTTCAGATGATGATAATGGCTTCTATTATTCTGATGTTAACAACTATGGCACTGTTGTGGATTCTGATGCACCTGAGGATGAGGAGTGGTCCGACTGCTGCGCTTGA